Proteins from a genomic interval of Cryptococcus neoformans var. grubii H99 chromosome 8, complete sequence:
- a CDS encoding alkaline phosphatase D, which yields MAAPSHMSNFLNSVSKPTSLPLCTSKICNRASYTFATRLPSTKIQTYHIPSPIIPSRTIANFTARSTLAHLGHYFCVRSPGYTCLTTDIPEIINDYAPSTSALSGMFIQAIDPFINYQQVINPPPVSSTQPTYFRFGIGNVSFFVLDCRSWRSAQPARPGANSTAGFGNRTMLGESQFMAVKEWAEEGTRDGKLLVLVSGVPITRNWSEGEDEMDSWGASGYLDEREEILEMLWSSGGAVIISGDHHEHATTLFPPPPTLPHLGSSSVIEFSTSPLSFFHQPWARQYIPHPDTDIPIHLQ from the exons ATGGCAGCGCCGTCTCACATGTCGAACTTCCTCAATTCAGTGTCAAAACCGACTTCACTTCCCCTATGTACATCAAAGATTTGCAACCGGGCATCATATACTTTTGCCACTCGACTGCCGTCCACAAAG ATTCAGACTTATCATATCCCGTCGCCGATTATACCATCTCGTACTATCGCCAACTTTACCGCCAGATCTACTCTAGCCCATCTTGGACACTATTTCTGCGTTCGATCCCCTGGCTACACATGTTTGACAACGGACATACCTGAGATTATCAATGACTATGCGCCTTCCACTTCTGCCCTCTCCGGCATGTTCATACAAGCCATCGATCCTTTCATAAACTATCAGCAAGTCATCAATCCTCCCCCAGTCAGCTCCACACAACCGACGTACTTCCGCTTTGGGATAGGCAATGTATCATTCTTCGTCTTGGACTGCCGATCATGGCGCTCAGCTCAACCAGCTAGGCCTGGAGCCAATTCGACAGCTGGCTTTGGCAACAGAACGATGCTTGGAGAATCACAATTTATGGCTGTCAAAGAATGGGCAGAGGAAGGGacgagagatggaaaatTACTGGTGCTCGTATCAGGAGTACCGATCACTCGGAATTGGTCggaaggggaggatgagatggacaGTTGGGGTGCGAGT GGTTATCTTGACGAACGTGAGGAAATCCTTGAAATGTTGTGGTCGTCCGGAGGAGCCGTCATCATCTCCGGCGATCATCATGAGCACG CAACCACATTattccctcctccgcctACATTGCCTCACCTAGGCTCATCGTCCGTCATCGAgttctccacctcccctCTGTCATTCTTTCACCAACCTTGGGCCCGACAATACATCCCACACCCGGACACTGACATTCCCATCCATCTGCAATGA
- a CDS encoding phytase, whose amino-acid sequence MSKPTYSDEPLDAEDYELQATSNANDPLLPSYSQHPFTSPHQQLQRERSATRLRSVLSRICIAFLIIVPTLAFAACYFGRTTLDKVRTWDSLPPEVQDWLDKIAPAKAHADHSNFPTDIGYAGPTPTGSEAALIATAPILPSHTDVYPLIRPTSKVSKGFSVLQHWGNLSPYYSVDSHGLPESDSLIPEQCELESLHWLQRHGARYPTSYPEGPVALASRLKNAKGWKARGDLSFLNDWSYQLGAEILTPFGRSQLFNLGVSARIKYGFLLDKFKDKLPIFRTESQDRMLKSAQNFAVGFFGVPAGDQYNLEVTIEAPGFNNTLAPFTTCRGTGVDYKSKLAEWDSIYLAKAKKRLQENMQGYNLSFMDVKDMMEMCAYETVALGHSAFCDLFTQKEWKGFQYRNDIFWWYSSSFGYAPAKAMGMGWVQELVSRLTKTRLTEFNSTTNSSFHDDVHFPLGDVLYVDFTHDTQFALLLPTMNLTTFAETGDLPTDRIPKHRSFVSSKIMPFAANLQVQVLSCSGERKLRLILNDAPVPLTGINGCSEDDAGLCPVDTFVAAMKTLIGEIDFAKECALEQETLEEEQELGDEEMAEVKVDGLEKVEDEEEDRKKGDDDDSDSDSDSDSDSDDDDD is encoded by the exons ATGTCCAAGCCCACGTACTCGGATGAGCCTCTAGATGCCGAGGACTATGAGCTCCAGGCAACCTCCAACGCAAATGACCCCTTGCTTCCATCGTATTCCCAGCACCCTTTCACGTCGCCTCATCAACAGCTACAACGCGAACGAAGCGCCACTCGACTTCGCTCGGTTTTATCACGCATCTGTATTGCATTCCTGATAATAGTACCGACATTGGCATTTGCGGCTTGCTACTTTGGGAGGACAACTTTGGATAAAGTGAGAACTTGGGACAGTCTACCGCCAGAGGTACAAGATTGGTTGGACAAGATCGCGCCTGCCAAGGCCCATGCGGATCACTCAAATTTCCCAACAGA CATTGGTTACGCCGGACCGACACCAACTGGTAGCGA GGCTGCCCTCATTGCTACTGctcccatccttccatcccacaCCGACGTTTACCCTCTTATTCGCCCTACCAGCAAAGTCTCTAAAGGTTTCAGCGTCCTTCAACATTGGGGAAATCTCAGTCCATACTACTCGGTAGATTCTCATGGTCTTCCTGAGTCAGATAGCCTCATTCCTGAGCAGTGTGAGCTGGAAAGTTTACACTGGCTACAGAGACATGGTGCGAG GTATCCTACTTCATACCCCGAGGGCCCTGTTGCTTTAGCTTCCAGGCTCAAGAACGCGAAAGGGTGGAAAGCCAGAGGCgatctttctttccttaATGACTGGAGTTACCAGCTTGGAGCTGAGATTCTTACACCGTTCGGTCGTAGTCAACTGT TCAATCTCGGTGTTTCTGCAAGAATTAAATACGGTTTTTTGCTCGACAAGTTCAAAGATAAATTGCCCATCTTCCGGACAGAGAGTCAAGA TCGCATGTTGAAATCTGCTCAGAATTTTGCTGTTG GCTTCTTCGGGGTCCCAGCAGGTGATCAGTATAATCTTGAAGTTACCATTGAGGCTCCGGGCTTTAATAACACCCTCGCGCCTTTCACGACT TGCCGAGGGACAGGTGTCGACTACAAATCGAAGCTTGCAGAATGGGATTCCATTTATCTCGCAAAGGCGAAGAAACGATTACAGGAGAATATGCAGGGGTATAATCTCAGTTTCATGGACGTTAAAGACATG ATGGAAATGTGTGCTTACGAG ACTGTTGCTCTCGGTCACTCTGCCTTCTGTGATCTGTTCACTCaaaaggaatggaagggCTTCCAGTACCGAAACGATATCTTCTGGTGGTATTCGTCAAGTTTCGGATATGCTCCTGCTAAGGCGATGGGTATGGGATGGGTGCAAGAACTGGTGTCGAGGTTAACGAAAA CTCGGCTCACCGAGTTTAACTCTACTACAAATTCGTCGTTCCACGATGACGTTCACTTCCCTCTTGGAGATGTTCT ATATGTCGACTTCACCCATGACACCCAATTTGCCCTCT TACTTCCTACGATGAACCTCACAACCTTTGCTGAGACAGGAGATCTTCCCACCGATCGTATCCCCAAGCATCGCTCCTTCGTCTCCTCCAA GATTATGCCATTCGCCGCTAACCTCCAAGTTCAGGTCCTTTCCTGTTCTGGCGAGAGGAAGCTCCGACTCATTCTCAATGACGCTCCCGTCCCCCTTACCGGTATCAACGGCTGCTCCGAAGACGATGCTGGACTTTGCCCAGTAGATACATTTGTGGCGGCAATGAAGACTCTCATAGGCGAGATCGATTTCGCTAAGGAGTGTGCGTTGGAACAGGAAACtctggaggaggaacaagaactgggagatgaagagatggcaGAGGTGAAGGTTGATGGgcttgagaaggttgaagatgaggaggaagatagaaaaaaaggtgatgacgatgatagCGATAGCGACAGTGACAGCGACAGCGACagcgatgacgatgatgattaG
- a CDS encoding magnesium-dependent phosphatase-1, translating into MPRRTSHREPSSPPEKYRTVSPNDPDAYPLLVAFDLDYTLWDLWIDTHVTPPLKRNGDVVNQLVDRRGQNLSFYCEVPSILAELKHRRIHVAAASRTSAPELAKEALGMLLLPANEGGDHVKAISYFNTMEIYPGSKLKHFREIHRKTGIPYEQMLFFDDEHRNFEVESLGVTMQLVPGSGTDRKLFKQGLTLWRKRRGIRLNEFE; encoded by the exons ATGCCTAGAAGAACCTCCCACCGCGAaccttcatcacctccCGAAAAGTATCGAACCGTTTCACCGAACGATCCGGATGCTTACCCTCTACTTGTGGCGTTTGACCTTGA TTACACCCTTTGGGATCTGTGGATAGAT ACGCACGTTACTCCCCCACTTAAGCGTAACGGAGACGTTGTTAACCAGCTTGTCGACCG GCGTGGACAAAACCTTTCTTTCTATTGCGAAGTACCCTCTATCCTCGCCGAACTTAAGCACCGAAGAATACACGTAGCTGCCGCATCGAGGACAAGTGCCCCGGAACTGGCAAAGGAAGCGTTGGGGATGTTGCTTTTGCCCGCAAATGAGGGAGGTGACCATGTGAAAGCGATCTCATATTTTAATACG ATGGAAATTTACCCTG GCTCGAAACTTAAACATTTCCGAGAGATCCACCGCAAAACGGGCATTCCGTACGAACAGATG CTCTTTTTTGACGATGAACACCGCAATTTTGAGGTCGAATCTCTTGGTGTAACAATGCAGCTGGTGCCCGGCAGTGGAACTGATCGCAAATTATTCAAACAGGGATTAACACtctggagaaagaggaggggTATCAGATTGAATGAATTTGAGTAA
- a CDS encoding nicotinamide mononucleotide permease: protein MGTDSQVAAAPYEEKLEDEMIEDVAVKHEDHATAILPESLWGMSEEERSALERKIVRKMDLIVLPIIMILYILNYIDRQNLAVSKLQGIMVDLDLTTQQFATCVSVLFAGYLPFQIPSNYIISRIPRPGLYICCAVVCWGAISAATAAVQSYSALVGIRVVLGAVEAVFFPGVLYYLSAWYTKKELGKRYAGLFIGQQLGNGFGGLIAAGVLKLDGKHGIRGWRWLFIVEGTATVGFGIIFAFLMPEFPHNARVLKPIERDLAVWRLEQEAGAGEAHDDISTTRAYLSALKDPKVYMLIGCMICSQAMGSVGNFFPTILQALGYDSLITLCLTAPPYIFACFIFAGISWWSDRKQILYWPIIVCLCIGIIIYIIAMTTLNVGARYFAMMWTPVANVVPQLFIYNTLSLHVARPYPKRAAGLALINAIGGTSNIWGSYVWFAPPHFYAGFGMVLAVNVVFLCIITFYRFFVRRENRRLDAGGEEARAVMRRGVTEEQMSLGWRFVGY, encoded by the exons ATGGGCACCGATTCACAAGTCGCTGCTGCTCCTTACGAGGAaaagcttgaagatgagatgattGAAGATGTAGCCGTCAAGCATGAAGATCATGCTACAGCCATCCTTCCTGAGAGCCTTTGGGGCATGAGCGAGGAGGAACGTTCCGCGCTTGAGAGAAAGATTGTAAGAAAAATGGATCTGATCGTGTT GCCTATAAT TATGATCCTTTACATTCTCAACT ACATCGATCGACAGAATCTTGCGGTCTCGAAACTGCAGGGAATAATGGTTGACCTGGACCTGACTACCCAGCAGTTCGCTACCTGTGTATCGGTATTGTTCGCTGGATACCTACCATTTCAGATTCCGTCAAACTACATCATCTCTCGCATTCCACGGCCTGGACTTT ATATTTGCTGCGCTGTGGTCTGCTGGGGAGCGATCTCTGCGGCCACGGCTGCTGTGCAGTCCTACTCCGCATTGGTGGGGATTCGAGTCGTGCTCGGTGCAGTCGAAGCCGTGTTCTTCCCTG GTGTGTTGTACTATCTCTCTGCTTGGTATACCAAAAAGGAATTAGGAAAGCGATACGCCGGTCTCTTCATCGGTCAACAGTTGGGGAACGGATTCGGAGGACTTATCGCTGCCGGAGTCTTGAAACTCGATGGTAAACACGGAATTCGCGGATGGCGATGGCTCTTCATCGT TGAGGGGACCGCTACCGTGGGATTCGGTATCATCTTTGCTTTCTTAATG CCCGAATTTCCCCACAACGCGCGAGTTCTTAAACCAATCGAGCGAGACCTTGCTGTATGGCGGTTGGAGCAAGAAGCTGGTGCCGGCGAGGCTCATGATGATATCTCTACCACTAGAGCCTATCTTTCTGCCTTGAAGGACCCCAAG GTTTACATGCTCATTGGCTGCATGATATGTTCGCAAGCGATGGGTTCTGTTG GAAACTTCTTTCCCACTATTCTACAGGCTTTAGGGTACGACTCTTTGATCACTCTTTGCCTCACAGCTCCTCCATACA TCTTCGCgtgcttcatcttcgctgGCATCTCCTGGTGGTCGGAC CGCAAACAAATCCTGTACTGGCCGATAATTGTTTGTCTCTGCATTGGTATTATCATTTACATTATCGCCATGACAACTCTCAATGTCGGTGCTCGTTACTTCGCCATGATGTGGACGCCGGTTGCCAATG TCGTGCCGCAACTCTTTATCTATAACACGCTCTCGCTCCATGTTGCAAGGCCATACCCTAAACGGGCTGCAGGCCTTGCCCTGATCAACGCAATTGGTGGAACCTCGAATATTTGGGGCTCCTATGTGTGGTTCGCACCTCCTCATTTCTACGCTGGGTTTGGCATGG TGCTTGCTGTCAATGTTGTCTTTTTATGCATCATCACGTTCTACAGATTCTTCGTAAGAAGGGAAAATCGTCGACTCGACGCGGGCGGCGAAGAAGCACGAGCggtgatgaggagaggCGTAACGGAAGAACAGATGTCCTTGGGATGGAGGTTCGTTGGCTACTAA